From Cellulomonas dongxiuzhuiae, the proteins below share one genomic window:
- the recN gene encoding DNA repair protein RecN: MIDEIRIEDLGVIGRAHVRLGTGLTVLTGETGAGKTMVLTALGLLLGGRADPATVRTGATGAAVEGRVLLAPGSPALARARDAGAEVDDDGTLVVLRTVGAGTPDSPGRSRAYVGGRSVPQGLLAEIAEELVTVHGQADQMRLRSAVRQRAALDAFAGPEHAAVIAEHATTWAERARVQAELDDRVARGQERAREAELLRLGLAEVERVAPQPGEDLELAAEAERLGNAEDLRAAAAGAHVALVGDEDAAEVGAAAVVLVEEARRSLEHAGHHDRALADLAVRAAEAGYLLADLATELSTYVQDLQADPARLDAVQRRRAELTGLTRSYGEDVGAVLEWARGASDRLLDLDGGQERVAELTAQRDALDARVRELAATITATRTRAATRLADAVTEELASLAMAAARLEVRVGPADEPGPHGADHVEMLLVPHAGAPARPLGKGASGGELSRVMLALEVALATAEGSGAATPGTFVFDEVDAGVGGRAATQVGERLARLARGTQVLVVTHLAQVAACADRHLVVTKSVADGVDVVTESDVREVTGDDRVRELARMLSGQDDSATARAHAAELLAQSVGR; this comes from the coding sequence GTGATCGACGAGATCCGGATCGAGGACCTCGGGGTCATCGGACGTGCGCACGTGCGCCTGGGGACCGGTCTGACGGTGCTCACCGGTGAGACCGGTGCGGGCAAGACGATGGTGCTCACGGCGCTCGGCCTGCTCCTGGGCGGACGCGCCGACCCGGCCACCGTGCGCACCGGTGCGACCGGCGCCGCCGTCGAGGGCAGGGTGCTGCTGGCGCCCGGGTCCCCGGCGCTCGCGCGCGCCCGTGACGCGGGCGCGGAGGTCGACGACGACGGCACGCTGGTCGTGCTGCGGACCGTGGGTGCAGGCACGCCCGACTCGCCGGGACGCTCGCGCGCCTACGTCGGTGGGCGCTCCGTTCCGCAGGGCCTCCTGGCGGAGATCGCCGAGGAGCTCGTCACGGTGCACGGTCAGGCCGACCAGATGCGCCTGCGCTCCGCGGTGCGGCAGCGGGCCGCGCTGGACGCCTTCGCCGGACCGGAGCACGCCGCCGTGATCGCCGAGCACGCCACGACGTGGGCGGAGCGGGCACGGGTGCAGGCCGAGCTGGACGACCGCGTCGCGCGCGGGCAGGAGCGGGCGCGCGAGGCCGAGCTGCTGCGCCTCGGGCTGGCCGAGGTCGAACGTGTCGCGCCGCAGCCGGGGGAGGACCTGGAGCTCGCCGCCGAGGCGGAGCGGCTGGGCAACGCCGAGGACCTGCGCGCCGCCGCCGCCGGTGCGCACGTCGCGCTCGTGGGGGACGAGGACGCTGCCGAGGTCGGCGCGGCGGCGGTCGTGCTCGTCGAGGAGGCGCGCCGCTCGCTCGAGCACGCCGGCCACCACGACCGCGCGCTCGCCGACCTGGCCGTCCGCGCCGCCGAGGCGGGCTACCTGCTGGCGGATCTGGCGACGGAGCTGTCGACCTACGTCCAGGACCTGCAGGCGGACCCCGCGCGGCTCGACGCGGTGCAGCGGCGCCGGGCCGAGCTCACGGGGCTCACGCGCAGCTACGGCGAGGACGTCGGTGCCGTGCTGGAGTGGGCGCGCGGCGCGTCCGACCGGCTCCTCGACCTCGACGGCGGGCAGGAGCGCGTGGCCGAGCTCACGGCCCAGCGCGACGCGCTCGACGCGCGCGTGCGCGAGCTCGCGGCGACGATCACCGCGACCCGCACGCGCGCGGCCACCCGGCTCGCCGACGCCGTCACCGAGGAGCTCGCCAGCCTCGCGATGGCCGCGGCCCGCCTCGAGGTCCGTGTCGGGCCCGCGGACGAGCCGGGCCCTCATGGCGCCGACCACGTCGAGATGCTGCTGGTCCCGCACGCGGGTGCGCCGGCCCGCCCCCTCGGCAAGGGGGCGTCCGGCGGCGAGCTGTCGCGCGTCATGCTCGCGCTCGAGGTCGCCCTGGCGACCGCCGAGGGGTCGGGCGCCGCGACGCCCGGCACCTTCGTGTTCGACGAGGTCGACGCGGGCGTCGGAGGCCGGGCCGCCACGCAGGTGGGCGAGCGGCTGGCGCGGCTCGCGCGCGGCACCCAGGTGCTCGTCGTCACGCACCTGGCCCAGGTCGCCGCGTGCGCCGACCGTCACCTGGTCGTGACGAAGTCCGTCGCGGACGGCGTCGACGTCGTCACCGAGTCGGACGTGCGCGAGGTCACGGGGGACGACCGCGTGCGCGAGCTCGCCCGGATGCTGTCCGGCCAGGACGACTCGGCCACGGCACGGGCCCACGCAGCGGAGCTGCTGGCCCAGTCCGTGGGACGATGA
- the steA gene encoding putative cytokinetic ring protein SteA, with amino-acid sequence MRVSLRRRTPATDDAEVVGPARVDPRTKGLTKRLKPGDIAVIDHLDLDRVSAEALVACRPAAVLNAARSTSGRYPNLGPEILVDAGIPLVDDLGPDVMGLTEGHVLRVVDGAVFDGETLVAEGVAQTAESVAATMAEAREGLSVQLESFAANTMDYLRRERELLLDGVGVPDIDTRIDGRQVLIVVRGYHYKDDLVTLRPYIREYRPVLIGVDGGADAILEAGWRPDMIVGDMDSVSDRALQCGAEVVVHAYRDGRAPGIARVEQLGVPHVVFPATGTSEDVAMLLADDKGAELIVAVGTHATLIEFLDKGRSGMASTFLTRLRVGGKLVDAKGVSQLYQHRISNMQLTLLSLAGLLALGVALASTTAGQTLFGLFGARVDDLVSWVSALFGGSP; translated from the coding sequence ATGAGAGTCTCCCTGCGCCGCCGCACGCCCGCGACCGATGACGCCGAGGTCGTCGGGCCCGCCCGCGTCGACCCCCGTACCAAGGGCCTGACCAAGCGGCTGAAGCCCGGTGACATCGCCGTGATCGACCATCTCGACCTCGACCGGGTGTCGGCTGAGGCCCTGGTCGCGTGCCGGCCCGCCGCGGTTCTCAACGCGGCCCGCTCCACGTCGGGCAGGTACCCGAACCTCGGGCCCGAGATCCTCGTGGACGCCGGGATCCCGCTCGTCGACGACCTCGGCCCCGACGTGATGGGGCTGACTGAGGGACACGTCCTGCGGGTCGTCGACGGCGCGGTCTTCGACGGCGAGACCCTCGTCGCCGAGGGCGTCGCGCAGACGGCCGAGAGCGTGGCGGCGACGATGGCGGAGGCGCGCGAGGGGCTGTCCGTGCAGCTCGAGTCCTTCGCGGCGAACACGATGGACTACCTGCGGCGCGAGCGTGAGCTGCTGCTGGACGGTGTCGGCGTGCCCGACATCGACACGCGTATCGACGGCCGCCAGGTGCTGATCGTCGTGCGCGGGTACCACTACAAGGACGACCTGGTCACGCTGCGCCCGTACATCCGCGAGTACCGGCCGGTGCTCATCGGTGTGGACGGCGGCGCGGACGCGATCCTCGAGGCCGGGTGGCGCCCGGACATGATCGTCGGTGACATGGACTCCGTGTCCGACCGCGCGCTGCAGTGCGGTGCCGAGGTCGTCGTCCACGCGTACCGCGACGGGCGCGCGCCGGGCATCGCCCGCGTCGAGCAGCTCGGGGTCCCGCACGTCGTGTTCCCGGCGACGGGCACCAGCGAGGACGTCGCGATGCTGCTGGCCGACGACAAGGGCGCCGAGCTCATCGTCGCCGTGGGGACGCACGCCACCCTGATCGAGTTCCTCGACAAGGGCCGCTCGGGCATGGCGAGCACGTTCCTCACGCGGCTGCGGGTCGGCGGCAAGCTCGTCGACGCCAAGGGCGTGTCCCAGCTCTACCAGCACCGGATCTCGAACATGCAGCTCACGCTGCTGTCCCTCGCGGGGCTCCTCGCGCTCGGTGTGGCGCTCGCCTCGACCACCGCGGGTCAGACCCTGTTCGGCCTGTTCGGGGCCCGCGTCGACGACCTCGTCTCCTGGGTGAGCGCACTGTTCGGCGGATCGCCGTGA
- a CDS encoding copper transporter yields the protein MIDFRYHIVSLISVFLALAVGIALGAGPLKETIGDTLTGQVQALRDEKEGLRTQLDETGGDLAAEEAFVSASGERLLAGTLTDRRVALVLIGEVPEEQVTALTERFGQAGATVSATATVNDTWTDPALATYRRTLAGTLVSYLDEPPASDAGTDTELAEALVAGLVGGDSASPDALSENASSLLDVLAEGDQALVTFAEDVTQPADAVVLVAGAAPEATGPSATAEETPDDLGPQLALVAAAERLAQGVVVAGAAPSDDALVAAVRGDDELADATTVSDTTTVSGQVTVPLALAADIGQQPGHYGYGDDLTVLPPAVQLPPVDRSPALPDAGGGAGDVPDSTQDAGDTTSGGEG from the coding sequence GTGATCGACTTCCGGTACCACATCGTCTCGCTCATCTCCGTGTTCCTCGCGCTCGCCGTCGGGATCGCGCTCGGCGCCGGCCCGTTGAAGGAGACCATCGGCGACACGCTGACGGGTCAGGTCCAGGCGCTGCGTGACGAGAAGGAGGGCCTGCGCACCCAGCTCGACGAGACCGGGGGCGACCTGGCCGCCGAGGAGGCCTTCGTGTCCGCGTCCGGCGAGCGCCTGCTCGCCGGGACGCTGACCGACCGTCGCGTGGCGCTCGTGCTGATCGGCGAGGTGCCCGAGGAGCAGGTCACCGCCCTCACCGAGCGGTTCGGCCAGGCGGGGGCGACCGTGTCGGCCACGGCGACCGTCAACGACACGTGGACCGACCCCGCGCTCGCGACGTACCGCCGCACGCTCGCGGGCACGCTGGTGTCGTACCTCGACGAGCCGCCCGCGTCGGACGCCGGCACCGACACCGAGCTGGCCGAGGCGCTGGTCGCCGGGCTGGTCGGTGGGGACTCGGCCTCACCCGACGCGCTGTCCGAGAACGCGTCGTCGCTCCTCGACGTGCTCGCCGAGGGGGACCAGGCGCTCGTGACGTTCGCCGAGGACGTCACGCAGCCGGCCGACGCCGTCGTGCTCGTCGCGGGTGCCGCGCCGGAGGCGACCGGACCGTCCGCGACGGCCGAGGAGACCCCTGACGACCTCGGCCCGCAGCTCGCGCTCGTCGCCGCCGCCGAGCGGTTGGCGCAGGGCGTCGTCGTCGCCGGTGCAGCGCCGTCGGACGACGCGCTCGTGGCCGCCGTGCGCGGCGACGACGAGCTCGCCGACGCCACGACCGTCTCCGACACGACCACCGTGAGCGGCCAGGTCACCGTGCCCCTCGCGCTCGCCGCCGACATCGGCCAGCAGCCCGGGCACTACGGCTACGGGGACGACCTGACCGTCCTGCCGCCGGCCGTCCAGCTGCCGCCGGTCGACCGCAGCCCCGCGCTGCCCGACGCCGGAGGCGGCGCCGGTGACGTCCCGGACTCCACGCAGGACGCCGGTGACACCACGTCGGGTGGTGAGGGGTGA
- the murJ gene encoding murein biosynthesis integral membrane protein MurJ — protein sequence MSAGVRRALQGLVGAAAMIAAITVVSRVLGLVRTIVQASTVGTEAINDAYSAANLLPNVLFEIAAGGALAGAVIPLLAAPVARADRDQVARVVSAALGWVLLVLLPVGVLLAALSGVVGSYAGDDPVMASTVRFFVLVFAVQVPVYGVTVLLYGVLQAHKRFFWPAFAPVLNSVVLIATFAVYGAMADGETSDPTALAAGALDVLAWGTTAGVVAMCLPVIGPVRRLGVRLTPTLRFPGDAATRFRALALAGVGSVAAQQVSVLVVWLMANGLLPHDGRGFSAVVYSQQIYLLPYAVLVVPLATSTFPRVAAYAAAGDAVRFARMSAVTTRAVLAVGALGGAAVLAAAAAVATVFARVSPGADGVIGAMTVLLTWMAPGVVGLAVMFHVSRTLYAVERPRAAVAANVVGWGSVAVLAPVLLLVTGTDGSAVLRAIGLATSLGMTAGGIAAVVVLRRAAGTAALSGMLRTAVVALVAAGAGAVAGRAVASTVLDLVGDDVWSATGAAAGAAVVAATVVAAAVMVLDPGTLRGVVAVEPAPVPPTGGVRR from the coding sequence ATGAGCGCCGGGGTGCGTCGCGCGCTCCAGGGTCTGGTGGGCGCTGCTGCGATGATCGCGGCGATCACCGTCGTCAGCCGCGTGCTGGGCCTCGTGCGCACGATCGTGCAGGCGTCCACGGTGGGGACGGAGGCGATCAACGACGCCTACAGCGCGGCGAACCTGCTGCCGAACGTCCTGTTCGAGATCGCCGCCGGCGGCGCCCTCGCGGGAGCGGTGATACCGCTGCTGGCCGCGCCGGTGGCGCGGGCCGACCGCGACCAGGTCGCGCGCGTGGTGTCCGCGGCGCTCGGGTGGGTCCTGCTCGTGCTGCTGCCCGTCGGTGTGCTGCTGGCGGCGCTGAGCGGCGTGGTGGGCTCCTACGCGGGCGACGACCCCGTCATGGCGTCGACGGTCCGGTTCTTCGTTCTCGTCTTCGCCGTCCAGGTCCCCGTCTACGGGGTCACGGTGCTGCTGTACGGCGTCCTGCAGGCCCACAAGCGGTTCTTCTGGCCCGCCTTCGCGCCGGTGCTCAACTCCGTCGTGCTCATCGCCACCTTCGCCGTCTACGGCGCCATGGCGGACGGCGAGACGAGCGACCCCACGGCGCTGGCGGCCGGCGCGCTGGACGTGCTCGCCTGGGGCACCACGGCCGGCGTGGTCGCCATGTGCCTGCCCGTGATCGGGCCCGTGCGGCGCCTGGGCGTCCGCCTCACGCCCACGCTGCGGTTCCCCGGGGACGCCGCCACGCGGTTCCGTGCGCTGGCGCTCGCGGGCGTCGGGTCGGTCGCCGCGCAGCAGGTGTCGGTGCTCGTCGTGTGGCTCATGGCGAACGGCCTGCTCCCGCACGACGGCCGCGGTTTCTCCGCCGTCGTGTACTCCCAGCAGATCTACCTGCTGCCCTACGCCGTCCTGGTCGTCCCCCTGGCGACGTCCACGTTCCCCCGCGTGGCGGCCTACGCGGCCGCCGGCGACGCCGTCCGGTTCGCACGCATGTCGGCCGTGACGACGCGAGCGGTGCTCGCGGTCGGCGCGCTCGGGGGCGCTGCCGTGCTGGCCGCCGCTGCAGCCGTGGCGACCGTGTTCGCACGCGTCTCGCCCGGCGCGGACGGGGTGATCGGGGCCATGACCGTGCTGCTCACCTGGATGGCTCCGGGCGTGGTCGGGCTCGCCGTGATGTTCCACGTCTCGCGGACCCTCTACGCGGTCGAGCGACCGCGTGCCGCCGTGGCGGCGAACGTCGTCGGGTGGGGGAGCGTCGCGGTGCTGGCGCCGGTACTGCTCCTCGTGACGGGCACGGACGGGTCGGCCGTGCTGCGGGCGATCGGGCTCGCGACGTCGCTGGGGATGACGGCGGGCGGGATCGCGGCCGTCGTCGTGCTGCGGCGGGCTGCGGGCACCGCCGCGCTGTCGGGGATGCTGCGCACCGCGGTGGTCGCGCTGGTGGCCGCGGGCGCAGGGGCGGTCGCCGGCCGTGCGGTCGCCTCGACCGTCCTGGACCTGGTGGGCGACGACGTGTGGAGCGCGACCGGTGCCGCGGCCGGCGCGGCGGTGGTGGCGGCGACCGTCGTCGCGGCCGCCGTCATGGTCCTCGACCCCGGCACCCTGCGGGGCGTCGTCGCGGTCGAGCCGGCACCCGTGCCGCCCACCGGCGGCGTACGTCGCTGA